The Hemiscyllium ocellatum isolate sHemOce1 chromosome 14, sHemOce1.pat.X.cur, whole genome shotgun sequence genome includes a region encoding these proteins:
- the LOC132822069 gene encoding ETS domain-containing protein Elk-1-like has product MDNSITLWQFLRQLLDENKNDLICWTSKDGEFKLRNAEEVARLWGMRKNKTNMNYDKLSRALRYYYDKNIIKKVNGQKFVYKFVSMPDSLVMEPEKCDASDCEWAISRPKDEGLSLQRQLKPTTRVSSRNEYMRSGLYSTFTIQSLQSNNHRSRDQANDSPPGTVELPILDGKVQVLERPPEEPEVQCQGEEQQLQDGGEVSMETGGESPFQGDFKVKEETIEELECDILDTKPADDDVAQVSSPGQKKVENIGNLQPAKTKKPKDLELPATLLIAQNSPPPDKSNAGVVNTVVFPASSAVTPTLITQHVQTPIILTPSALPSAIHFWSTLSPIAPMSPAKLSFQFPSAGNTQIHIPVASMDGLSTPVLSSSALQKP; this is encoded by the exons ATGGACAACTCGATAACATTGTGGCAGTTTCTACGGCAACTCCTGGACGAGAACAAGAACGATCTCATTTGTTGGACATCTAAGGATGGCGAGTTTAAGCTACGCAATGCTGAGGAGGTAGCGCGGCTATGGGGCATGCGAAAGAATAAGACCAACATGAACTATGATAAGCTGAGCCGAGCACTCCGATATTACTATGACAAG AATATCATTAAGAAGGTGAACGGGCAGAAGTTTGTTTATAAGTTTGTGTCTATGCCAGACAGCCTGGTGATGGAACCAGAAAAGTGTGATGCCTCCGACTGTGAGTGGGCAATATCCAGGCCGAAGGACGAAGGCCTTTCTCTGCAGAGGCAGCTGAAGCCCACCACCAGAGTTTCATCCCGGAATGAATACATGCGCTCTGGCCTCTACTCGACCTTCACCATCCAGTCACTGCAAAGCAACAACCACCGATCCCGGGATCAGGCCAACGACTCCCCTCCCGGAACCGTGGAGCTGCCAATCCTCGACGGGAAAGTCCAGGTTCTCGAGAGGCCTCCTGAGGAGCCTGAGGTTCAATGCCAAGGCGAGGAGCAACAGCTGCAAGATGGCGGTGAGGTCTCTATGGAAACAGGTGGAGAGAGCCCCTTCCAGGGAGATTTCAAGGTGAAGGAAGAGACGATTGAGGAGTTGGAATGTGATATCCTTGATACCAAACCTGCTGATGATGATGTCGCTCAGGTGTCCAGCCCAGGTCAGAAGAAGGTAGAAAACATTGGTAACCTTCAGCCAGCAAAAACCAAGAAGCCAAAGGATCTGGAGCTGCCAGCTACGCTCCTCATTGCCCAGAACAGTCCCCCTCCAGATAAAAGCAACGCTGGTGTTGTGAATACAGTGGTGTTTCCTGCCTCTAGTGCTGTCACTCCAACACTGATTACCCAGCATGTTCAG ACCCCAATAATACTAACACCGAGTGCTTTACCATCTGCCATTCACTTCTGGAGCACACTTAGTCCAATAGCACCAATGAGCCCAGCCAAACTCTCATTTCAG TTTCCTTCAGCGGGGAACACGCAGATCCACATTCCCGTTGCTTCCATGGATGGATTATCCACACCAGTACTTTCATCATCAGCACTGCAGAAACCCTGA